DNA from Brevibacterium sp. 'Marine':
GGCGGGCATCTCCGTAGCCATCCACGCCATCGGCGACCAGGCGAACCACCATGTGCTCGCCGTCTATGAGCGACTGCGAGGCACCACGCGGGCCGCGGAGGAGAAGTTCGGCAGGCCCATGCGCCACCGCGTCGAACACGCCCAGTTCATCCAACCGTCCGACGTCGCCCGATTCGCCGAGCTCGGGGTGCTCGCGTCCATGCAGCCACGCCACTGCATCTCCGATCTGCATCTGCTCCACCTCATCGACGAGTCCGCGCAGCTGGCCGCCTATGCCTGGCCGGACCTGCTCAAGGCGGGCGCGCACGTCGTCTTCGGCTCGGACGGACCCGTCGAACCCGCCAACCCCTTCGCCGCGATCTATGCGGCGATGACCAGGGCGGACATCTCAGGTGAGTCATCCACGACTTTCCAGCCGCACCGCCGAATGAGCGCCGTCGAGGCCATCCGTCTGCACACTCAGGGACCGGCCTTCGCCACCGGCCTCGAGGACCGGCGCGGATATCTGGCGCCGGGGATGGACGCCGACTTCATCCTCGTCGACACCGACCCGTGCGTGGCCGAAGGGCTCAATCCCGAGTTCGCCGCGCGCGCCATTGCCGGTGTGACCGTCGAGGCGGCCCCGCAGTCGAGCGACCCGGCCGTCTCACGCACGTCGGCCGACGGGCTCCTCGGCTACGCTTCCGAGGAAGCCCTGTTCACCCACGCCGAGGCGATCCGCGACACCCGAGTCGCGCTCACCGTCGTCGGCGGCGAAATCAGATACCGCGCCTGACCTCGCCGAGGCGGCCGGCCACCTCGGCGATGGATGCGACCCGCACCGGCCGTTCCCTCAACAGCCGTTCCCCGACCAACCGACAAGGACGTCCCCGCATGCCCCGCTCGTTCCCGGCCCAAGCCCGCAAGGTCGATGAGGCGACCCCGGACACCCGCAGCCGCGAGGTCGACTTCCTCCGCGCCGCAGCGATCACCGTCGTCGTGCTCGGCCACTGGACGATCATCGCCGTCAGCGCCACCGGCGGCATCGAACCGCACGGACTGCTCGACCAGGCCACGTGGACGCACCCTCTGACCTGGGTGTTCCAGGTGATGCCGATCTTCTTCCTCGTCGGCGGCTACTCCAACGCCCTGTCGTGGCGTTCGGCCAGGCGGCGGCAGACCGGCTACGCCGAATGGCTGCGGGCACGCCTGCGGCGACTCGGTCTGCCCCTCATCCCACTGCTGCTCGTCTGGCTGGTCACCTGCGTCATTGCTCTGGCCGCCGGGGCCGAACCCGCCGCAGTGCAATTGGCGTCCCAGATGGCACTCGTACCGACGTGGTTCCTCGCCGCGTACCTGCTCGTCGTCATCGTCGCCCCACCATGTCTGATCCTGTGGGAGAGATGGGGCTGGTGGTCGATCATCGCAGGCATCGGCTTGGCCGGCATCATCGACCTCATCAGCATCGTCACCGAGAGCAGGCTCGCCGGTTATCCGAACTACCTTCTCGTCTGGGCGAGCTTCCACCAGTTCGGCTACGCCTGGCTCGACGGCCGACTCTCCAGCATCAGACGCTGCCTGCTGCTCTTCGTCATCGGCGCTCTCGGGCTCGGGCTCCTCGTCGGCTTCGGCCCCTACCCGGTGTCGATGATCACCGCAGGCACCGACACGATCTCGAATTCCGCCCCGACCCGAGTGACGATGGCCTTCCTCGGCATGGCTCAGGCCGGAATCGTGCTCATGCTTCAGCGCCCACTGGCCGCACTCCTGCGCAGCCCCGGACTGTGGTTCCTCACGGTGCTCGTCAACCAGCGCATCATGACCTGGTTCCTCTGGCACCTGACCGCACTGACTGCCCTGGCCAACGTCCTCATCGGCCTCGACGCCGATGCCCTGCTGCCGACTCCGCTGACCGGAATCTGGTGGCTCACCCGTCCGCTCTGGGCACTCGTTCTGCTGGCGATCACCGGGGTGCTCGTGGCGATCTTCGGCCGGTTCGAAACACCGTCCCCCGACGACCGCCCCGCACCGCCCGTGTGGATGCCGATCGCCGCCTCGGCGGCGATCTGCGCGGGCCTGGCCATCCTGGCCGACACCGGGATGGTCGACGGCCACGGCGTCACTTGGATCTGGCCGCTGCTGCCGCTCATCGGCATGGTCGCCTTCGGCGTCGTCCGCCTGCCCGGCCGACGATCCGCCAAGACCTGATCCTCGCCGAGGCGGCCGGACCGTTACGGTGAAACGTTGCCGCGTCGGACGCGGAGATGCGGAATGACAACTGCCCGACGTCCCCGCGGGGACGTCGGGCAGTTGTCATTCGGTGATCGGGTGATCCACCTCGGCAAAGGTGCGACGAGAACGCCGGGCCGCCTCGGCGAGGGCGAACACGATCAGATATTGCGACCGCCGGAGATCTCGGTGACGGTGCCGGTGAGGTAGCTCGAGAGGCCGGAGGCGAGGAACAGCACCACGGAGGAGACCTCTTCGGGTTCGCCGGGGCGGCCGAGCGGGATCTCGGCGAGCTTCGAATCGATCGCGTGCTGGGGCATGGCTGCGGTCATAGCGGTGTTGATGAATCCGGGCTGGATCGCGTTGATGCGGATGTTCTTGAACGCGACCTCCTTGGCCACGGCCTTGGTCATGCCGACGATGCCGGCCTTCGCCGCCGAGTAGTTCGACTGTCCGGGGTTGCCGACCTTCCCGCTGATCGAGGACACGTTGATGATCGAGCCGCCGCGGTCCTGCTCGCGCATGAGCGCGGTGGCGACCTTGAGCCCGTTCCACGTGCCGCGCAGGTGGACGGAGATGACGTCGTCGAACTGCTGCTCGGTCATCTTCCGGATCGTCGCATCGCGGGTGATTCCGGCGTTGTTGACCCAGATGTCGATACCGCCGAATGCGGTCGTGGCCGCCTTCGCGAGCTTCTCGACGGCCTCGAGGTCGGAGACGTTGCACACGGCGCCGGTGGCGACGCCGTCTCCGCCGAGTTCGATCACGGCCGCCTGCAGGCTCTCCTCATTCATATCGGCGAGAACGACCTTCGCTCCGGAGTCGACGAGGCTGCGCGCCATCGCCAGGCCGAGCCCCTGGGCTCCGCCGGTGACGACGGCGACCTTGCCGGCAAGCAGGCCGGGGATGGCGGTGACTCCGCCGGTGTCGGTGACGGTGATGCCGGAATTCGCGGGCGTGGATTCAGTCATGGTGATGCCTTTCGTATGGGTGTGGTGCCGCGACACGAGGCTGACCTCGCCGAGGCGGCCCGTGCCATTGGTCGTTCAGGTGCAGTGAGGGCCCAGCTCAGAGGTTGAACTGCGGTTTGTGTGCGCCACCCAGCAGCTGCTTGGCGACGACGACGCGCTGGACCTCGGAGGTGCCTTCGTAGATGCGGAAGAGGCGGGCGTGACGGTAGAAGCGTTCGACCGCGGATTCGCGCATATAGCCCATTCCGCCCTGGATCTGCACGCCTTTGTCGGCGACGCGGGCGAGTGCTTCGGAGGCGAAGAGCTTCGCCGAGGAGGGGCCCAGCTTGCGATCGGTCTCGGCGTCCCAGCGCTCAGCGGCCGTGAGGACGAGCGACTTGGCGGCGGCGACATCGGTGTAGATGTCGGCGAGCATCGCCTGGACGAGCTGGAACCGGGCGATCGGCTCGCCGCCCTGCTTCGCCTCGGCGGCGAAGCGCACGGATTCGTCGAGGATGCGGATCGACTGTCCGACGCAGATCGCGGCGATGTGCAGGCGTCCCTTGTTGAGCGAGGCCATGGCCGCGTAGAAGCCCTTCTCCTCCTCACCGCCGACGAGGTTGGCGGCAGGCACGCGCACGTCGTCGAAGAAGATCTCCGAGGTCCAGGCGCCGGCCTGACCCATCTTGTGATCGTGCGGTCCGACGGTCACGCCTTCGGACTTCGTGGGCACGAGGAAGACCGAGATGCCCTTTGAGCCCGTGGCGTTCGGGTCGGTGCGGGCGAAGACCATGAGGACGTCGGAGGCCTCGGCGTTGGTGATGAACCGCTTGGAGCCGTTGATGATGTAGTCGTCGCCGACGCGTTCGGCCTTGGTGCGCAGGCCCGAGGGGTCGGAGCCGGCCTCGGATTCGGTGAGGGCGAAGGAGGCGACGACCTCTCCGGAGGCCAGGCGGGGCAGCCATTCGGACTTCTGCTCATCGGTGCCGTAGTTGACGAGCACCTGTCCGGCGATGCCGTTGTTCGTGCCGAACAGGGACCGGAACGACGGGGTCGTGTAGCCGAGTTCCATAGCGAGCAGCGCGTCCTGTTCGGCATTGAGGCCGAGGCCGCCGTATTCCTCGGGCAGGGCCCAGCCGAAGAGTCCCATTTCGGCGGATTCCTTGATGATGGCTTCTGGGAAAGCGTCCTCGTCCTCGACCTGGGTCTCGAGGGGGACGACCTTCTCGCGGACGAATTCTCGGACGGCAGACAGGATGTCGTCGAGTTCCGTGTTGTCCATTGTTGGATCTCCTTCGTCTGTGGTGAACGGTTCAGAGGCTGTCGAGCCAGGCACGGACCCGATCGGAGTCGGCTCCGAGCTCCGGGGGAGCGAGGTCGTAGGAGACCTGCGACTTCGACAGGGTGATCGGGTTGCGGACCGTCGGGATGATGCGCTCGCCGCTGCCGGTGTCCACGACCGGTGACAGGCCGAGGCTCGCGGCGTGTTCGACGCCTTCGGCGATCGTGTTGATCGGGGCACAGGGCAGGCCGGCGGCCGAGAGCTTGTCGAACCATTCCTGGGCGGTGTGGGCCTGCAGGGCCTCGAGCAGTTCGGGTTCGAGGGCATCGCGGTTCGCGTTGCGGTTCTTCGCGGCGGCGAATCGCTCGTCGTCGCACCAATCGGGTCGTCCGACCACCTCGGCGAGGATCCGGAACTGGCCGTCATTGGCGGCGGCGACGATGATCTCACCGGACTGCGTGGCCATCGGCTGATACGGGTAGAGGCTCGGGTGGGCGTTGCCCATTCGGGTCGGATTCACGCCTGCGGCGGCGTAGGCACCGGTCTGGTTGGCCAGGCCGGACATCGCCGAGGACATGAGGTTGGTTTCGACGAGCTGGCCCTCGCCGGTGAGCGTGCGGTGCTGGATCGCGGCGAGGATGCCGATCGTCGTGTGCAGCCCGGTCATGACGTCGAAGACGGCGACTCCGGCGCGGTAGGGCGAGCCGTCGGGGCTGCCGGTGACCGACATGATCCCGGACAGCGCCTGCACGAGGAGGTCGTATCCGGGCAGTGGATTCTCACGCCCGAAGCCGGTCACCGAGGCATAGATGACCGTCGGGTTGATCGCGGAGACGCTGTCGTAGTCGAGGCCGTACTTCGCCAGGCCACCCGGTTTGAAGTTCTCGACGACGATATCGGCCTGCGCTGCGAGTTTCTGCGCGGTGGCGAGGTCATCGGCGTCGGTGAAGTCGAGGACGAGGTCGTATTTGTTGCGGTTGATCGACAGATAGTAGGTGGCGTCGGCCTCGCGCACCGGTGGAGCCCAATGTCGGGTGTCGTCGCCCTTGGGGCCTTCGACCTTGATGACGGTGGCCCCGAGGTCGGCGAGCATCATCGTCGAGTACGGTCCGGCCAGCACGCGGGAGAAGTCGACAACGATCTGCCCCGACAGCGGACCTGTGCCCGCGCGCGGGAGGAACTCCTCGAGGCGGTCATGGGCAGGCGACCGGTGGTGGTCGTGCCCAGGGCCGCTGTCGTGGTGCTCAGAAGTGGTCGACTGCTTCATCGTCGAATGTCTCCCTCTCGTCGGGCCGGCGGCGCCGCCGCGTGCTGCCGGGTTCGGAACGCCCGGCTCGCGCATCCTGTCTTGAGCACGCAGGGTGCGCGTATGGTCCATCCCACCATATATCGAATCAGTCAATAATGTACATGCATTCATGACTGTTGAGGTATCGGATTGCTGCTGGGTGCATGGCCGACGGGCGCTGCCGCCGTTCAGTTCGACTTCGGACGCCGGCGACTGCCGGACGTGCTCACAGCTGGGCGTTCCATTCGTCGAGGCGGCGGCGGAGATCCTCGGCGGTCATGTCCGTGAGGCCGATTCCGTGGTAGTTCGGCAGCCAGGTCTCGACACGGTCGTGGGCGAGTGCCGCGGCTTGGACGTCCCAGGCGCGGATGTCGTGAATGCGGCGGCCCAATCGCTCTTCGTATGCGGCGAGGAAGACGGCGGCGGCCTCGGGGGAGCCGAGCAGCACGAGATCCTGACGGCACCAGGCGAGGTCGACTCCCCGTGGTCCGCGGCTCGCGCCCGACCAGTCGACGACTCCCGTGAGGCATCCCTGCGACCAGAGGGCATTGCCTGCCCAGAAGTCCCTGTGCGTGAGGACCTCCTCGTCGCGGTCGAGGTTCGCCCACTCACGTTGTGCGCGAACGGCGAGATCCGAGGTTCCAGGAGGTGGGGACTGTGGAGTCACCGGCAGGCCGGTGCCGTCGAGTTCGTGGATGCGCACCAATGCCGCGGCCATCTCGCGAGCGATGGTGGTCAGCGGCGTGGCCGGATCCGGAGACGTCCCCGGCACGCGGGTCGTGACGATGACCGGGTCGTTGGTGTCGGCGCTGTGGGCGATGAGGTGGGGGACGAGATCGCCGAGCGGGGCCAGCCGATCGAGCACCGCGGACTCCCGGATCGCTGCGTCGTGGCCGGTGGGAAACTCGCGGACGACGAGCTCCGCGTCTCCGTCTCGGACTGCCACGGTCAGTGCGTGCTGACCGCCGGCCAGGGTCTCTGTGAAGCTCAGCTCGCGACCGAGCAGTGCCGAGGCCGAGGCGAGGGCGCGGCCGTGACGTCTGCTGTCGGCGGTGCTGAGCTGCCGTTTCAGGCCCTCGGCATACCGCCTGGCCATCATCTCCTGTCCGGCCACCGTCACCGGGGCGCCCAGGCGAAGCAGCGGATGCGCGGGAACGGAGTCGGCGCTGATGGTCACGGCCAGTCGACCGTCGGTGCCGATGGAGACGAGGAAGGTCTCCTCTCCGTCCTCGAGGTGACCCGGCAGGGTGCGATAGGTGAATCCGGCGCGATCTGCCTCATCGATCACCCGGGTCACGACGCACGAACCCACGGGCACGAGCAGATCGCGACCGCGCAGCCGCCTCGGCGCGGCCGGCCATCGGAGATTGAGTCCCAGATCGACGATCTGGCCCTCGACCACCCGGCGAGACGGGCGGACGACGACGCCTGCGAGGTCCTGCAGCGCCCACGAGAAGACCGCGTCGCGGGCGAGTGGGAATTGTGCGGCCGGGCCGACGTCGAGGTGGAACTCGAGATGATTCATGACTCCATTCTCGTCCAGTGCGCTCGCTTGGCGCGGCAGTCCTTGTCTTCCTCCGACGGCTATGCCTACGATGAGAACCGATCGCTGAACGAACGCTCGCTTCACGGCGATTCGCCAGGTCAGCGCCGAATCACCATGTCACTGCACGAACACTGGAGTTCATCAATGTCAGACAGCACCTCAGCAGCACAGCCGACAGCCGCCTCTGCGGAACCGAAGTCAGGACGTCGTTTCGACGGTCAGGTCGCCGTCATCACCGGTGCCAGCCGCGGTATCGGGCTCGGAATCGCGCATCGTCTGCAGGCCGAAGGCGCCACCGTCATCCTCACCGCGCGCAAGCCCGAAGCACTGGGCGAGGCAGTCGCGGAGTTCCCCGAGGGTACGGCGATCGGCATCGCCGGCAAGGCCGACGACCCGGCACACAGGGCAGAGGTGTTCGACACGATCGCTGAGAAGTTCGGTCGCCTCGATGTGCTCGTGGCCAACGCCGGAATCAACCCGGTCTACGGTCCGCTCGTCGACATGGAGCTCGACGCCGCACGAAAGATCTTCGACGTCAATGTGCTCGGCACGCTGGCCTGGGTGCAGGACGCGGTCCATCATAATGGCCTGAACTTTCGTGAGAACCGGGGACGGGTGGTGGCGATCTCATCGGTGGCCGGGCAGGTGCCGAGCGAGGGCATCGGCTTCTACGGAATCTCGAAGGCGGCGGTCTCGCACCTGACAAAGACCCTCGCCGTCGAGCTCGGTCCCGACGTCCGTGTCAACGCCGTCGCCCCGGCAGTGGTCAAGACGAAGTTCGCCACCGCGCTGTACGAGGGCAGGGAGGAGGAGGTCGCGTCCGCGTACCCGGTCAAACGCCTCGGGACTCCCGAGGACATCGCCGGTGCCGTCGCCTATCTCGCGTCGGACGACGCCGATTGGATCACCGCCCAGGTGCTCACCGCCGATGGAGGAGTCGTCACCGCCGGCGGCAGCGCCTGAGGGGCACGCGCTACCTCACCGGGAGGCCGGCGGCATGGGCGCAGATCTCGCCATAGCGCCTGGCTACGCCAGCAGGATCAAGCTCACCGCCGGCCCGGTACCACTGCGAGACGCCCGTGCAGATCGTCGTGATCGCACGTGAGGCGTCCCGCGGGAACTCCGTGGTGAAGCTGCCGTCGGCAACGCACTCCTCGACCACCTCGTCGAGGAGTTTCTGCTGTCGGTCACGAGCAGCGATATGAGCATCCCGGTGCTGATCTTTCAGCGCTCGGATCTCGCTGAATGCGATGAAGGCGAGTTCGGACTGGTGTGCGTGGAAGAGCAGCAGGCATTCGATGAGTCTGTCGAATCGTGCGGTCGGCTCCTGCCCGCCGTCGGCGAGAGCGGCGACGCTGCGCTGCCATAGGTCCTCCATCGCCAGCCGGTCGATCTCGGCGAGGATCGCATGCTTCGACGCGAAGTGGTGATAGAGACCGGGCACTGACAGGCCGGCCGCACCGGCGAGCTGACGGATGCTCGTGCCGTGGAATCCGCCTTTGACGAAGCTGTCGAGCGCGGACTGAAGGATCGGCGAAAGCAACGGCGCATCGTAGTCGCGCCAGTCGGTCGAAGGTGCGTTGCTCACGAGTCGTCCCTGCCTGCTCAGTGTCACTGTCGTCTCATCCCTAATCTACGGCCATTCTCGTCCGGCGGGTCCCTTTGGTCGCCGAGATATCCCTTCGCCTGTTGATTCTCCTAAGCCGCCGAGGCATCTCCTTCGTCTGCCCTTGCGCCCGACCATCGTGTGACCTACGATACAGAACTAACCGAGCGAGCGCTCGGTCGGGCCGCGGGGAACCGGCTCGGTCCAGACATGATGAAGGGCGACAGTCAGATGGCAGCCGACAACACCTCCACCGCTACGCAGCACGTGTGGACGCGGCTTTACCCCGCCGGAGTAGGCGAGGCGACGGAGATCCACGACAAGTCCACTGCCCATGCGTGGAATGCCCGCGTCGAGGCCCACCCTGACCAGACCGCCGTGACCTATCGCGGCCGCACATTCACTACCACCGACATCGACCGTGAGGCCGAAGCGCTCGCCGCCGGGTTCCTCGCCCGCGGCCTGCAGAAATCGAGCATCGTCGGCGTCTACCTCCAGAACGTCCCGCAGTTCGCCGTCGCACTGCTGGCGGCGTGGAAGGTCGGCATCGTCCCTCTCGTCCTCAATCCCATGTACCGCGGTCGCGAACTGCGCGAGCTCATAGACGATTCGTCCGCCTCGGCGATCATCTGCGACGAAGCAGATCTCGGCCAGGCTCGCGAGACCCTCACCGGCAGCTCGCTGACTTGGGTGCTCACGACCGATGACGACGAATACGACTGCGACCCTGCTGACTTCACCGGCGATGCCAAGGCGGCAGCCTCCCGTGAGTCAGAGGCCACCCTCGCCGAGGCGACCCCCGCCGAGTCCGGGATCGCCGTCGACGCGTGGGGTCCCTTCCTCGACTCCCACCGCAGCGACGTTCCCAGTCACCGCACCGAACTGCTGCCCGGACTCGATGACTCCGCCCTGCTCACCTACACATCCGGCACCACCGGACCGGCCAAGGGCGCCGTCGGCACCCACCGCAATGTGCTTGCCGTGGCCCGGTCGTACGGAGCGTGGATGAACCTCGGCGAAGGCGACGTCATGCTCGCCATCGCCCCGCTCTTCCACATCACCGGAGCCGTCGCCTGCGCGGCGACCTCGCTGATCTTTCCGATCACGCTCGACTTCATCGGCCGCGTCAACGCGGACAAGATCGTCACCGCCATCCGCGATGACAAGGTCACTGTGACAATCGGCTCGATCACCGTCTACAACGCCCTGCTTGAACATGAGTCCGCGACCGCCGAGGATCTGCAGGACATTCGCTACCTCTACTCCGGTGGAGCCCCCGTGCCTCCGGCCACGGTCGAGCGCTTCCGGAACCGGTTCGGTCATTACATCCACAACATCTACGGAATGACCGAAACTGCCTCGGCGGTCATCGGAGTCCCGCCGAACACCGAAGCCCCTGTCGACCCGGCCACCGACACCCTGGCCATCGGCGTGCCGTTCCCCGGACTCGAAGCCCGCATCGTCGACATCTCCGACGGGACCGTCGTCACCGATTCCATCGCCGGCGAACTCGAACTGCGCGGACCCCAGATCACGCCCGGCTACTTGGGCAAACCTGAGGCCGATGAGGCGGCTTTCGACGACGGCTGGCTGCGCACCGGCGATGTCGGAGTCATGGACGCCGCCGGCTGGATCTACCTCGTCGACCGCATCAAGGACCAGATCAACGCCTCCGGCTACAAAGTGTGGCCGCGCGAGGTCGAAGACGTCCTCTACGAACACCCAGCTGTGCTCGAAGCCGCCGTCGTCGGTCAGCCCGACGACTACCGCGGCGAAACTGTCGTCGCCTACGTCTCCCTGCGCGCCGGACAGCGCGCCAGCGCCGAGGAGCTCATCACCTTCACGAAAGAACGGCTTGCCGCCTACAAATACCCACGCACCGTCCACGTCATGTCCGACCTGCCCAAAACACACACCGGAAAGATCCAACGCCGACTGCTGCGCGACTCCGGAAAAGAAGCAGCGTCGAACAAATAGGCACCACTGACAGACAACCACGCAGCACAGGAGAGACATTGAGCGAATCAACGATCGGACGCCGTTTCGAGGGCCAGGTCGCCCTCGTCACGGGATCGAGCCGCGGCATCGGACTCGGCATCGCCCAGCGGCTGCAGGCCGAAGGTGCGACCGTCGTCCTCACCGCCCGCAAGCCCGAACCGCTCGCCGAGACCGTCGCCGAATTCCCCGACGGCACCGCGATCGGCATCGCCGGCAAGGCCGATGACCCGGCCCACCGCACCGAGGTCTTCGACACTATCGCGGAGAAGTACGGCCACCTCGATGTGCTCGTCACGAACGTCGGCATCAACCCCGTGTACGGCGAAACCGTCGACATCGACCTTGATGCCGCCCGCAAGATCCTCGAGGTCAACGTCCTCGGCACCCTGGCCTGGATCCAGGGGGCCGTCCATCACGAGGGACTGAAGTTCCGGGAGAACAAGGGCCGGATTCTGTCCATCTCCTCGGTTGCCGGACAGAGCCCCAGCGAAGGCATCGGCATGTACGGCGTCTCAAAGGCCGCCGTCGCCCACCTCGTGAAGACGCTCGCCGTCGAACTCGGGCCCGATATCCGCGTCAACGGCATTGCGCCTGCCGTGGTCAAGACCCGCTTCGCCACCGCCCTCTACGAAGGCAAGGAAGAAGAAGTCACCGCCGCCTATCCGGCCGGCCGCCTCGGCACTCCCGAGGATATCGGCGCAGCCGCCGCATACCTGACCTCGTCCGATTCTGCCTGGGTCACCGCCCAGATTCTCACCGCCGACGGCGGACTCATCACAGCAGGAGGCACAGCATGAGCCGAATTCCAGCAGAGGTCGAGGAGCTGCGCCAGCGCACCCGCACCTTTATCCGCGAGGTCGTCATACCCGCCGAACCCCATCCGGGCGACTACCTCGACGAGGCAGTGCTGACCGACCTCAAGGCCAAAGCCAAGGAAGCCGGCGTCTTCGCCCCACACGTGCCCACCCAATGGGGCGGCCAGGGCGTGCCGATCGAATTCTGGTCCCCTGTCTTCCAGGAAGCCGGCTACTCGCCGATCGGACCTGCCGTCCTCAACTGCATGGCCCCTGATGAAGGCAATATGCACATGCTCGAGCAGATCGCCACACAGGAGCAGAAGGAGCAGTTCCTCGCTCCGCTGGCCGCCGGTGACGTCCGCTCCTCCTTCGCCATGACCGAACCACATCCGGGCACGGGCTCCGACCCGTCGGCGCTGGCGACCCGCGCGGTCAAGGACGGCGACGAGTGGGTCATCAACGGCGACAAGCGCTTCATCTCCGGGGCTGAGCTGTGCAGCTTCTTCATCGTCATGGCCGCCACCGTCGCCGAGGACTCCGCTGACACCGGCGAAGGCTCCGGCTCGGCCCAGGCCCGCAAGGGCCAGGCAGCCACGATGTTCCTCGTACCCAAGGACACTCCCGGCGTCAGCGTCGGCCGGTCGATCCACACGGTCGATCGCACCATCGCCGGCGGTCACCCCTACGTCCACTTCGACGACGTCCGCGTCCCCGCCTCGGCGATCCTCGGCGAACCCGAAAAGGGATTCGCCTATGCTCAGGTGCGCCTGGCCCCCGCCCGCCTCACGCACTGCATGCGGTGGCTGGGACTGGCCCGCCGCGCACTGGACACGGCACTCGACCGCGCCGAACACCGTGAGGCATTCGGCGACATCCTGGCACGCCAGGGACTCGCCCAGGAGCTCATCGCACAGTCGGTCATCGACATCGAAACCTCGGATGCGATGATCACGAAGACTTCCGAGGTGCTCGCGACCGACGCGAGTGAAGCGAACTCGCGATCGTCGATCGCGAAGGTCTACTGCTCCGAAGCCGTCTACCGCGTCATCGACCGCGCCATTCAGATCACCGGCGGCGACGGAGTCTCCGACCAGCTGCCGCTGATCCAGTACCTCAACGACGTCCGCCCGTTCCGCATCTACGACGGCGCCACCGAGACACACAAGTTCGCGATCTCCCGTCGCGCTTCGTCGAAACGCCGCAAGGAAGTCGCCGCGGGTGCACCCCGCCTCGACAACGTCGGAGAGGCGCGATGACCGAGAAGCTCGTCGACGTCGTCGACACCGCCGCCGAGGCGCGCGCCCTGACCACGCCGCCGCTGCTCATCATCGACGCCATCACCGACTACCTCGACGAACACGGGATGGGCTCCGGCCCCGTCCGCTGGGACCGCATCGGCGAAGGCCAGTCGAACGTGACCTTCCGCATCCGCCGCGACGACATCGACGTGGTGCTGCGCCGTGGGCCGCGTCCCCCGATCCCGAAGTCGACCCACGACATGGTCCGCGAGGCGAAGATCCAGCAGGTCCTCGGTGCCCAGGACGTGGCCGTGCCGACCATCCTCCATATCTGCGAGGACGAGTCCGTGCTCGGCGTGCCGTTCTACGTCATGGACTTCGTTCCCGGCACTGTCGTCACCGACACCCTGCCCGATTTCCTCGCCGAGGCGGCCGACCGTCGCGTACTCAGCGAAGCCCTCGTCGACCGCCTCGTCGACCTCCACTCCGTCGACGTCTCCATTCCCGCGGTGGCAGCCCTCGGCCGTCCCGACGGGTACATGCAGCGCCAGGTCAAGCTGTTCGCCTCCCTCTGGGAGAAGAACACTCAACGAGACCTGCCCCAGGTCAGCCGCCTCGGCGAATGGCTGGCCGCGAACATTCCGGCCGCTCAGCGACACGCGGTCGTCCACGGCGACTATCGGGCCGGGAACGCGATGATCGCCTCGTCCGTGCCGGTCGAGGTCTCCGCGATCCTCGACTGGGAGATGTCGACGCTCGGCGATCCGCTCGCCGACCTCGGCTACTTCCTCGTCACCTATACCGACGCCGAGCACCCGCGCACGGTCATGGACCTCACCCCGGTCACGGCAGGGGAGGGGTTCCTCACCCGATCCGAACTCGCCGCTCGCTATCAGCAGAAGACAGGACTCGATCTGTCCGACCTGCCCTGGTACGAGGCGTTCGCGCTGTGGAAGGCCGCGATCTTCTCCGAAGCCATCTACACGAGGTGGCTCAACGGCGAAGCACCGGCGGCCGGTGACTT
Protein-coding regions in this window:
- a CDS encoding phosphotransferase family protein, whose translation is MTEKLVDVVDTAAEARALTTPPLLIIDAITDYLDEHGMGSGPVRWDRIGEGQSNVTFRIRRDDIDVVLRRGPRPPIPKSTHDMVREAKIQQVLGAQDVAVPTILHICEDESVLGVPFYVMDFVPGTVVTDTLPDFLAEAADRRVLSEALVDRLVDLHSVDVSIPAVAALGRPDGYMQRQVKLFASLWEKNTQRDLPQVSRLGEWLAANIPAAQRHAVVHGDYRAGNAMIASSVPVEVSAILDWEMSTLGDPLADLGYFLVTYTDAEHPRTVMDLTPVTAGEGFLTRSELAARYQQKTGLDLSDLPWYEAFALWKAAIFSEAIYTRWLNGEAPAAGDFTSNLETGVPELIAAAEAIAATVV